TCTTCGTACCACTCATAACCATCGAAGTACCGAAAGTTCAAGAAGCAGACTTCCGGCGCGATGATTTCAGCCGTTGCGTCCAACTGCTCGGTATCGCCGTTCTCCAGAGCCCATTGCGTCACCGAGCGATCGAGCACGCGGCGCACTAGTCCGGACTGCTCCACCGTTCGATCGGCGGAGTCCCCGACGGTTCCTTGATAGGCCGAACCAGGGATCAACAAATAGTAGGTGACCGTCTTCACATCGCTCGGCTTATCAGCCAGCTTCTGCGATCGGAAGCCGACGTACTCGGGATCGTACTCATCGACACGCGGCAAGCGGCTCATATCGAACTGCAATTCGGTCGCGTTCCCATACAGGCCAATCTGCATCGCGGGAACGCTCGACGCGGCCAGGTCAGTCGTATTGAGGCTGGCGTCTGTTTCGGTCGTTGAATCAAGAGTGCTGCTGATGTCCGAGGTAATCGCGCCGCCTGTTAGCGAACTCGCAGCGCTCGATGCAGAGCCGGACGCCAGCGCTTCGACCGAAGAAAAATCGATCTCGTTCTTCCAAATGCAATTACGGAGATCCTCTTCCATCAGTTTCATGACGGCGCGACCCAACTGCGCTTCTTCGACATTGGTGCGGCCGATATCGACGGCGCGCGAATACATATGAATCGCCGCGCTGACCGCCGCCATCAAGACGACGGCGATCGCCGAGGCGACCATCAATTCCAGCAGCGAGAGACCGCGACGCCGCCAACGATGGTGAGAGATGCGACTCATATCGCGCCTCCGCTCATGCTGCTGCTCGAATTCGGATCACTCGACTCCGGCATTTC
The nucleotide sequence above comes from Blastopirellula sp. J2-11. Encoded proteins:
- a CDS encoding PilW family protein, giving the protein MSRISHHRWRRRGLSLLELMVASAIAVVLMAAVSAAIHMYSRAVDIGRTNVEEAQLGRAVMKLMEEDLRNCIWKNEIDFSSVEALASGSASSAASSLTGGAITSDISSTLDSTTETDASLNTTDLAASSVPAMQIGLYGNATELQFDMSRLPRVDEYDPEYVGFRSQKLADKPSDVKTVTYYLLIPGSAYQGTVGDSADRTVEQSGLVRRVLDRSVTQWALENGDTEQLDATAEIIAPEVCFLNFRYFDGYEWYEEWDSSAMGGLPLAVDIVVAIRSTDDRGSAIDDGETIVVGVAEGDMIYRRLVRIPIAVPIDPLAEEDAMMESGSGSEAAL